In Argiope bruennichi chromosome X1, qqArgBrue1.1, whole genome shotgun sequence, a single window of DNA contains:
- the LOC129959193 gene encoding uncharacterized protein LOC129959193, with product MDADNNMDHSAVRINIEVEDSSESSGIVCYQCGISFSARKNLYRHQRKYHAEKEPSIILNKVCPVCDVKMRTIVDIQKHLTENHNGINLKFETKTFHTDNEFKEWKSSFEKDTVSSFILKGSFKEMDGTVSYYECHRSGASILKNDSKRFKHSKCSGSIKIEKTCPATMKVTNQTVHEATQIIVEYQATHVGHEHEVGKLRLTNEERTGLAEMLRNGIPSSFVLDKVQQQYSPTKRFGLTNRKDIHNIRRDFRIEKTIAHKEDAISVDIIVQKMIADDYNPILVYKPIGESLSDFPQIGTEEFLLGFATEAQMKLLELYGEKCIMLDSTHGTNQYGFQLTTILVNDDNHEGIPVATLFSTRVACETFEPFFKAIKLKLKEDFKTKLILTDDTNSFCNAWTNIFQDDAKHILCAWHVLRNWHSNLKGKVKDETLRLKMKNDMELFLHELDVVTFEKYLKEFTIKYEEETTFLKYFEEHYMNRKEKWAYCHRAQLGVNTNMKLERWHRQLKYEETGGTIMKRLDKSIHAVLKAVTKKLLGRIISIERGKLTHRVSLIRKRHLVAQNLDEKMYSVYEVKEHQWTVAKVEGSSIFTYDISIGNRDCKCDIICSHCGICIHTLTCTCVDYNIRYVICKHIHFFCKTVNFSIKTDAASICSNADDANEGELAIAINEHKELQSFEKSAIVNQLQRKSRTDISAQKASLVLRLQNISNQIQALEALEDLNGAAELTKTLEMYLQTVSSKRSLPSIPDEVKNTPTNKVIDPQRKFTNKKKYTCK from the coding sequence ATGGATGCAGATAACAATATGGATCATTCAGCAGTAAGAATTAACATCGAAGTTGAAGATTCCTCAGAATCATCTGGCATTGTTTGCTATCAGTGTGGCATAAGTTTTTCAGCCAGAAAAAACTTGTATCGTCACCAAAGAAAATATCATGCAGAAAAAGAGCCTTCCATTATTCTGAACAAAGTTTGTCCTGTTTGTGATGTTAAGATGAGAACAATTGTAGATATACAAAAACATCTGACTGAAAATCACAAtggtataaatttgaaatttgaaaccaaaacttTTCATACCGATAATGAATTTAAAGAGTGGAAATCAAGTTTTGAAAAGGATACAGTTTCTTCTTTTATCTTAAAAGGCTCTTTCAAAGAAATGGATGGGACTGTATCTTACTATGAATGTCACAGAAGTGGCGCTTCAATTCTGAAGAATGATTCAAAGAGATTTAAGCATTCGAAGTGTTCAGGAtcaattaaaatagagaaaacttGTCCTGCTACAATGAAAGTAACAAATCAGACAGTCCATGAAGCTACACAAATTATAGTGGAATACCAGGCAACTCATGTGGGTCATGAACATGAAGTGGGGAAATTAAGACTGACAAATGAAGAAAGAACAGGACTCGCTGAGATGCTACGAAATGGAATTCCATCCAGTTTTGTGCTTGACAAAGTTCAACAACAATATTCCCCTACCAAACGATTTGGACTGACAAACAGAAAAGATATACATAATATACGAAGAGATTTCCGAATTGAAAAAACAATAGCCCATAAAGAAGATGCAATATCCGTGGACATAATAGTACAAAAAATGATAGCAGATGATTATAACCCCATCCTTGTTTATAAACCTATAGGTGAAAGTCTGTCTGATTTTCCACAAATTGGAACAGAGGAGTTTTTACTTGGCTTTGCTACAGAGGCACAAATGAAACTTCTAGAACTGTATGGGGAAAAATGCATTATGTTGGATTCAACCCATGGTACAAACCAGTATGGATTCCAGCTAACAACTATTTTAGTTAATGATGACAATCATGAGGGTATACCTGTAGCAACTTTATTCTCAACGAGAGTAGCCTGTGAAACTTTTGAACCATTTTTCAAGGCTatcaaattaaaactgaaagaagactttaaaacaaaattaatcttaaCAGATGACACAAACTCATTTTGCAATGCATGGACAAACATATTTCAAGATGATGCCAAACATATATTGTGCGCATGGCATGTTTTAAGAAATTGGCATTCCAATTTAAAGGGAAAAGTTAAAGATGAAACTTTAagacttaaaatgaaaaatgatatggAACTATTTTTACATGAATTAGATGTTGTaacattcgaaaaatatttaaaggaatttactATTAAATACGAAGAagaaactacttttttaaaatattttgaggaacaTTAcatgaatagaaaagaaaagtgGGCATATTGTCATAGAGCTCAATTGGGTGTAAATACTAATATGAAACTTGAGAGATGGCACAGACAGCTGAAGTATGAAGAAACAGGTGGGACAATAATGAAACGATTGGATAAATCGATTCATGCTGTTCTAAAAGCTGTTACAAAGAAACTCCTGGGGAGAATAATATCAATTGAAAGAGGAAAACTAACTCATAGAGTAAGCTTAATAAGAAAAAGACATCTTGTTGCTCAAAATTTAGACGAGAAGATGTACTCTGTCTACGAGGTGAAAGAACATCAATGGACAGTGGCCAAAGTGGAAGGGTCATCCATATTTACTTATGATATCAGCATAGGTAACAGGGATTGCAAATGTGATATAATATGTTCACACTGTGGCATATGCATACATACATTAACTTGCACCTGTGTTGATTATAATATCAGGTATGTTATATGCaagcatattcattttttttgtaaaacagttAACTTTTCCATTAAGACTGATGCTGCCAGTATCTGCTCAAATGCAGATGATGCTAATGAAGGAGAACTTGCCATTGCTATAAATGAGCATAAAGAGCTGCAATCATTTGAAAAGTCTGCTATTGTCAATCAACTGCAGAGAAAATCAAGAACTGACATCAGTGCTCAAAAGGCTTCATTAGttttaagattacaaaatattagtaaTCAAATACAAGCACTGGAAGCTTTGGAAGACTTAAATGGTGCAGCTGAGCTTACTAAAACTTTAGAAATGTACTTGCAAACAGTTTCATCTAAGCGTTCATTACCATCTATACCTGATGAAGTAAAAAATACACCTACTAATAAGGTAATTGATCCTCAAAGGAaatttaccaataaaaaaaaatatacatgcaaATAA